In Oceanispirochaeta sp., a genomic segment contains:
- a CDS encoding nicotinate-nucleotide--dimethylbenzimidazole phosphoribosyltransferase: MMNHQEIEILLKRIERLDLCSMEAVTRRWDRLTKPPESLGKLEKLVSRLGGIQRTTQPHLRNKMVLCFAADHGVVAEGVSPSKQIVTAEMVRNFLNGGAAISVLASRSNADLKVINAGMVYEVDHPRIIQKSIAKGTANMRRTRAMTEEQVYQALELGFESGSAEIDNFCDLLITGEMGVGNTTSASAIYSAVTGMNPELITG; the protein is encoded by the coding sequence ATGATGAATCATCAGGAAATAGAAATCCTCCTCAAAAGAATTGAGAGGCTGGATCTCTGTTCGATGGAAGCTGTTACCAGACGATGGGATCGCTTGACGAAGCCCCCCGAAAGCCTCGGGAAACTGGAAAAACTGGTTTCCAGACTGGGGGGAATCCAGAGAACGACCCAACCCCATCTCCGGAATAAAATGGTTTTATGCTTTGCTGCCGATCATGGAGTTGTTGCCGAAGGAGTCTCTCCTTCAAAGCAGATTGTCACCGCAGAGATGGTGAGGAATTTTCTGAATGGAGGTGCAGCCATTTCTGTTCTGGCCTCCCGATCGAATGCTGATTTGAAGGTCATCAATGCCGGGATGGTGTATGAAGTTGATCATCCTCGGATTATACAAAAATCCATTGCAAAAGGTACTGCTAATATGCGCAGGACCAGAGCGATGACGGAAGAACAGGTCTATCAGGCTCTTGAATTGGGTTTTGAAAGCGGTTCGGCTGAGATTGATAATTTCTGTGACTTACTGATCACAGGTGAAATGGGTGTTGGAAATACAACATCTGCCAGTGCCATATATTCTGCTGTTACCGGTATGAATCCGGAATTGATAACAGG